Within Equus przewalskii isolate Varuska chromosome 9, EquPr2, whole genome shotgun sequence, the genomic segment GCTCACCTCTCCCCTGCCAAGACACCGCCCCCACCAGCCATGATTCCCATGGGTCCTGTCTACAACGGGTACGACTTCGACAGGAATAGCTCAGGTGAGGCCTGGGGGAGCCAGGAGCAGCTGGGGTGGGGTAGGCTGGGCATTTGGGGCTGGAAGAAAGAGGGGATTTGGGACAGGGGAGAGGGGGTTGGGAATGCAGGACTTTGCTCTAGGTGGGCAGCCACTGACAGCCAATCTCCCCCAGTCGGCGGCCACAGCTCCCAGGTACCCCTGCTTCGTGACACAGACAGCAGTGTGACCTCTGGTGAGAACCAATTGTAATAGGTTGGGCATGCCCgtaggggagggggctgggttaGCATCTGCCCCCCCCAAACCAATCACCTCCACCTCCTGTCCCCAGAAGTCCGTAGCGGCTACAGGATTCAGGCCAGCCAGCAGGACGACTCCATGCGGGTCCTGTACTACATGGAGAAAGAGCTGGCCAACTTTGACCCTTCCCGACCTGGCCCTCCCAACAGCCGTGCAGAGCGGGGTGAGCAGGAGCTGTGGGGTCTGAGGGGTTCCTGAGGGGGTAGGGGGAAGCACTTCTCCCTGACATCTGCCCCAGGGATGCTTGCTGCAAACCCTGGACAGTCCCTCCCCTTCTGTGACCACAGTGAGAGGTGTGCAGGACCCTGCATATCATCACTTAATAGACCGGAAGCCTAGCGCCCCCTAGAGAGTGTATGGGCCCAGTGGGTGACACTGCTGGACCCCAGGACTCCTGACATTGTCCTGACCTCCTCCCCTGACACCATCCTTCCCTGCAGCCATGAGTGAAGTCACCTCCCTCCACGAGGACGACTGGAGATCCCGGCCTTCCCGgggccctgccctcacccctaTCCGGGATGAGGAATGGGGCCGCCACTCTCCGCGGAGTCCTAGGAGGTGGGAGCAAGAGCCCCCCAGAGAGCGGCCAGGGAGTGGCTGGGGGGCCCGGCGGCCCCGGGCCCGCTCTGTGGATGCTCTGGATGACCTCACCCGGCCGGGCTCTGCTGAATCGGGGAGGTCTCCCCCAAGTAGCGGGAGGAGAGGCCGGGCCTACGCACCCCACCGGAGCCGCAGCCGTGATGACCTCTATGACCAAGATGACCCGAGGGACTTTCCACACCCCCGGGATGCCCACTACGACGACCTCAGGTCTAGAGACCGCCCTCCCGCTGACCCTAGGTCCCACCACCACCGCTCCCGGGACCCTCGGGACGATGGCTCCAGGTCCGGGGACCCCCAGTATGATGGGCGGCTCCTGGAAGAGGCCTTGAGGAAAAAGGGGCCAGCGGAGAGGAGGAGACCTTAcagggaggaagaggatgaggaggaggccTCCTATCCCCCAGCGCCTCCCCCTTACTCCGAGACCGACTCCCAGGCCTCCCGGGAGCGGAGGCTCCAGAAGGTGAGCGGACACCCTCCCTGGCTCGAGACCTTGCAGACGCTCTTCTCCCGCCCTCCCCGGCTCACAcgcccctttctttctttcttccttacagAACCTGGCCCTGAGTCGGGAAAGTTTAGTCGTCTGAGCTCACGTTTTGTATGTAGcttttgtactatttttgttttaattctaggGACTCCTGATAATCTTCCCCTCCTAAGTCTAATAAAATTTATGACCACAAGGCCGAAGTCTGCAGGGAAGCGTTTGTTTTGCTGCGCGAGGTGGGGAGCGGCACAGcagctgtgtgtgcgtgtgtgggagtgcgtgtgtgtgtgtgcccagcTTCTCCCGGGACTCGCGTCCGGGGCCGCGAGGGCAGCACCCGCACCGCCTCCTCCGCCCTGCCGGCCGGGAGGACGTGCCACACGCTGGCTCCGCCCGCGCTGCGTGCGCGCCCCGGCCTCGCCCAGACCTGCGCATGCGCCTGGGCCTCCGCCTCCGCGCACTTCAGCCCGGCCGCCGGGGGCGCGCGTGCGCGCTCTCCTCCCTTCCACCCTGTTCACCCCTCCCCCCCGACCTACTTTCCAGTCTCCAAACCCGGCGGCCGGCCTCGTCCCCGGCGACCAGGGCCCGTCCTCCGGGGCCCCGGCGTGCCGTCCGGGCCGTCCGCCTGGGCCGCCCGCGGGTGGGCGCCGGGCAGCCGCGGAGACGGTGGCGGCGACCTCGCGCCCCGCCGCGCCCCGGGCCGCGCGAGCCCGCTCGCCAGCGGAGACAGCGCGCGCGCTCCCCGGGGGCTGCCCTCCCCCCGCGCGCGTCGGGCCCGGgctcgcgccgccgccgccgcgcgcgcGCAGCTcaagtaaaggaggaaaaaaaggggggaaaaaatagaaagcgGCGGCGGCTGCAGCAGCGATCCGCCGCCGGACGGGGCCAGCCGGGCGGCGGGCTCGCGGGCCGGTGACCCAGGGCGAGGCGGCGGCCGTCCAGGCCGGGCCGGGTTACCAAAAAgtcgcggcggcggcggcggcggcgcagggAAGGAGGCCCGAGGGCCGCGTGCAGCGGGCGGGGGGCGGCCGCGCTGCGGCCCGGAGCCCGGAGCCGCCGGgagccggcgggcgggcgggcggaggcggcggcggcggctgcaggagcggcggcggcggcagcggcggcggcatCTCCTCCTCACATGACCCCACTGTTTGTCCCCGTGATCAGCGCGAGCGGCTCCCGTGTCTCCTCCGTCCCCTCCTGCCGCGCGGCGTGAGCGCCGGGCTCGGGGCCCCCCCGgccgcccgccccctcccctcccctccctccctcccctcccctcccccccgggccccgcgccccccccgcccccacccccccatggACATGCTGGACCCGGGTCTGGATCCCGCTGCCTCGGCCACCCCTGCTGCCGCCGCCAGGTAAGGGCGCCGGCCCGCCGCGCCCCCGCGCGCCCTGGCCCCGGCCTTTCGGCCTGGCGGCCGGGCCGCCATGATCCCGAGCGGCCGCCGGGCCTGGCTCAAAATGGAGGCCGAGAGGGAGGGGGGCCCGGCGCGTGGCGCCCCCGGCCCCGGGTCCCGGGGTGCCGCAGCCCAGGCCGGGCCGGGCGGACGGGGGCCGTGCACcggggcggaggggcgggggcgcggggccgcTGACCCCCTCCTCTCCGCGTCCTCCCGGCAGTCACGACAAGGGACCCGAGGCAGAGGAGGGCGTCGAGCTGCAGGAAGGTGAGTGCTCGCGGGTCCGCCGCGCCCCGGCCTGCGCCCGGGGGCCGGGGgcgccccgcccgcgcccccgctGACCATGCCCCTACCCCGCCGGCTGCAGGCGGGGACGGCCCGGGGGCGGAGGAGCAGACGGCGGTGGCCATCGCCAGCGTCCAGCAGGCGGCGTTCG encodes:
- the LSR gene encoding lipolysis-stimulated lipoprotein receptor isoform X4, whose product is MHSFQPWCAPRPLPSRYLGGEARAGRAQTAAMAPVARGLSWGPGSYPATPGWGAVVFVWLFLSTFCTAPASAVQVTVSDPYHVVILFQPVTLPCTYQMTTTPTPPIVVWKYKSFCRDRIADAFSPASVDNQINAQLAAGNPGYNPYVECQDSMRTVRMVATKQGNTVTLGDYYQGRRITITGNADLTFDQTAWGDSGVYYCSVVSTQDLQGNNEAYAELIVLDWLFVVVVCLAGFLLFLLLGICWCQCCPHTCCCYVRCPCCPEKCCCPEALYAAGKAATSGVPSIYAPSIYAHLSPAKTPPPPAMIPMGPVYNGYDFDRNSSVGGHSSQVPLLRDTDSSVTSEVRSGYRIQASQQDDSMRVLYYMEKELANFDPSRPGPPNSRAERAMSEVTSLHEDDWRSRPSRGPALTPIRDEEWGRHSPRSPRRWEQEPPRERPGSGWGARRPRARSVDALDDLTRPGSAESGRSPPSSGRRGRAYAPHRSRSRDDLYDQDDPRDFPHPRDAHYDDLRSRDRPPADPRSHHHRSRDPRDDGSRSGDPQYDGRLLEEALRKKGPAERRRPYREEEDEEEASYPPAPPPYSETDSQASRERRLQKNLALSRESLVV
- the LSR gene encoding lipolysis-stimulated lipoprotein receptor isoform X2, which gives rise to MHSFQPWCAPRPLPSRYLGGEARAGRAQTAAMAPVARGLSWGPGSYPATPGWGAVVFVWLFLSTFCTAPASAVQVTVSDPYHVVILFQPVTLPCTYQMTTTPTPPIVVWKYKSFCRDRIADAFSPASVDNQINAQLAAGNPGYNPYVECQDSMRTVRMVATKQGNTVTLGDYYQGRRITITGNADLTFDQTAWGDSGVYYCSVVSTQDLQGNNEAYAELIVLDWLFVVVVCLAGFLLFLLLGICWCQCCPHTCCCYVRCPCCPEKCCCPEALYAAGKAATSGVPSIYAPSIYAHLSPAKTPPPPAMIPMGPVYNGYDFDRNSSVGGHSSQVPLLRDTDSSVTSVRSGYRIQASQQDDSMRVLYYMEKELANFDPSRPGPPNSRAERAMSEVTSLHEDDWRSRPSRGPALTPIRDEEWGRHSPRSPRRWEQEPPRERPGSGWGARRPRARSVDALDDLTRPGSAESGRSPPSSGRRGRAYAPHRSRSRDDLYDQDDPRDFPHPRDAHYDDLRSRDRPPADPRSHHHRSRDPRDDGSRSGDPQYDGRLLEEALRKKGPAERRRPYREEEDEEEASYPPAPPPYSETDSQASRERRLQKNLALSRESLVV
- the LSR gene encoding lipolysis-stimulated lipoprotein receptor isoform X1; its protein translation is MHSFQPWCAPRPLPSRYLGGEARAGRAQTAAMAPVARGLSWGPGSYPATPGWGAVVFVWLFLSTFCTAPASAVQVTVSDPYHVVILFQPVTLPCTYQMTTTPTPPIVVWKYKSFCRDRIADAFSPASVDNQINAQLAAGNPGYNPYVECQDSMRTVRMVATKQGNTVTLGDYYQGRRITITGNADLTFDQTAWGDSGVYYCSVVSTQDLQGNNEAYAELIVLGRTSGVAELLPGFQAGPMEDWLFVVVVCLAGFLLFLLLGICWCQCCPHTCCCYVRCPCCPEKCCCPEALYAAGKAATSGVPSIYAPSIYAHLSPAKTPPPPAMIPMGPVYNGYDFDRNSSVGGHSSQVPLLRDTDSSVTSVRSGYRIQASQQDDSMRVLYYMEKELANFDPSRPGPPNSRAERAMSEVTSLHEDDWRSRPSRGPALTPIRDEEWGRHSPRSPRRWEQEPPRERPGSGWGARRPRARSVDALDDLTRPGSAESGRSPPSSGRRGRAYAPHRSRSRDDLYDQDDPRDFPHPRDAHYDDLRSRDRPPADPRSHHHRSRDPRDDGSRSGDPQYDGRLLEEALRKKGPAERRRPYREEEDEEEASYPPAPPPYSETDSQASRERRLQKNLALSRESLVV
- the LSR gene encoding lipolysis-stimulated lipoprotein receptor isoform X5; the protein is MTTTPTPPIVVWKYKSFCRDRIADAFSPASVDNQINAQLAAGNPGYNPYVECQDSMRTVRMVATKQGNTVTLGDYYQGRRITITGNADLTFDQTAWGDSGVYYCSVVSTQDLQGNNEAYAELIVLGRTSGVAELLPGFQAGPMEDWLFVVVVCLAGFLLFLLLGICWCQCCPHTCCCYVRCPCCPEKCCCPEALYAAGKAATSGVPSIYAPSIYAHLSPAKTPPPPAMIPMGPVYNGYDFDRNSSVGGHSSQVPLLRDTDSSVTSEVRSGYRIQASQQDDSMRVLYYMEKELANFDPSRPGPPNSRAERAMSEVTSLHEDDWRSRPSRGPALTPIRDEEWGRHSPRSPRRWEQEPPRERPGSGWGARRPRARSVDALDDLTRPGSAESGRSPPSSGRRGRAYAPHRSRSRDDLYDQDDPRDFPHPRDAHYDDLRSRDRPPADPRSHHHRSRDPRDDGSRSGDPQYDGRLLEEALRKKGPAERRRPYREEEDEEEASYPPAPPPYSETDSQASRERRLQKNLALSRESLVV
- the LSR gene encoding lipolysis-stimulated lipoprotein receptor isoform X3, translated to MHSFQPWCAPRPLPSRYLGGEARAGRAQTAAMAPVARGLSWGPGSYPATPGWGAVVFVWLFLSTFCTAPASAVQVTVSDPYHVVILFQPVTLPCTYQMTTTPTPPIVVWKYKSFCRDRIADAFSPASVDNQINAQLAAGNPGYNPYVECQDSMRTVRMVATKQGNTVTLGDYYQGRRITITGNADLTFDQTAWGDSGVYYCSVVSTQDLQGNNEAYAELIVLGRTSGVAELLPGFQAGPMEDWLFVVVVCLAGFLLFLLLGICWCQCCPHTCCCYVRCPCCPEKCCCPEALYAAGKAATSGVPSIYAPSIYAHLSPAKTPPPPAMIPMGPVYNGYDFDRNSSVGGHSSQVPLLRDTDSSVTSEVRSGYRIQASQQDDSMRVLYYMEKELANFDPSRPGPPNSRAERAMSEVTSLHEDDWRSRPSRGPALTPIRDEEWGRHSPRSPRRWEQEPPRERPGSGWGARRPRARSVDALDDLTRPGSAESGRSPPSSGRRGRAYAPHRSRSRDDLYDQDDPRDFPHPRDAHYDDLRSRDRPPADPRSHHHRSRDPRDDGSRSGDPQYDGRLLEEALRKKGPAERRRPYREEEDEEEASYPPAPPPYSETDSQASRERRLQKNLALSRESLVV
- the LSR gene encoding lipolysis-stimulated lipoprotein receptor isoform X6, with the translated sequence MTTTPTPPIVVWKYKSFCRDRIADAFSPASVDNQINAQLAAGNPGYNPYVECQDSMRTVRMVATKQGNTVTLGDYYQGRRITITGNADLTFDQTAWGDSGVYYCSVVSTQDLQGNNEAYAELIVLDWLFVVVVCLAGFLLFLLLGICWCQCCPHTCCCYVRCPCCPEKCCCPEALYAAGKAATSGVPSIYAPSIYAHLSPAKTPPPPAMIPMGPVYNGYDFDRNSSVGGHSSQVPLLRDTDSSVTSEVRSGYRIQASQQDDSMRVLYYMEKELANFDPSRPGPPNSRAERAMSEVTSLHEDDWRSRPSRGPALTPIRDEEWGRHSPRSPRRWEQEPPRERPGSGWGARRPRARSVDALDDLTRPGSAESGRSPPSSGRRGRAYAPHRSRSRDDLYDQDDPRDFPHPRDAHYDDLRSRDRPPADPRSHHHRSRDPRDDGSRSGDPQYDGRLLEEALRKKGPAERRRPYREEEDEEEASYPPAPPPYSETDSQASRERRLQKNLALSRESLVV